From the Mangifera indica cultivar Alphonso chromosome 10, CATAS_Mindica_2.1, whole genome shotgun sequence genome, one window contains:
- the LOC123228055 gene encoding tubulin beta chain-like codes for MREILHIQGGQCGNQIGAKFWEVICDEHGIDSTGKYSGDSDLQLERINVYYNEASGGRYVPRAVLMDLEPGTMDSVRSGPFGQIFRPDNFVFGQSGAGNNWAKGHYTEGAELIDSVLDVVRKEAENCDCLQGFQVCHSLGGGTGSGMGTLLISKIREEYPDRMMLTFSVFPSPKVSDTVVEPYNATLSVHQLVENADECMVLDNEALYDICFRTLKLATPTFGDLNHLISATMSGVTCCLRFPGQLNSDLRKLAVNLIPFPRLHFFMVGFAPLTSRGSQQYRALTVPELTQQMWDAKNMMCAADPRHGRYLTASAMFRGKMSTKEVDEQMINVQNKNSSYFVEWIPNNVKSSVCDIPPKGLKMASTFIGNSTSIQEMFRRVSEQFTAMFRRKAFLHWYTGEGMDEMEFTEAESNMNDLVAEYQQYQDATADDEEYEEEEEEEGAA; via the exons ATGAGAGAAATCCTCCACATCCAGGGTGGTCAATGTGGCAACCAAATCGGAGCCAAGTTCTGGGAAGTCATCTGTGACGAACATGGGATTGACTCCACCGGGAAATACAGTGGGGACTCCGATCTTCAGCTTGAACGGATTAACGTTTATTATAACGAGGCCAGTGGGGGCCGTTACGTTCCTCGAGCAGTTCTCATGGATCTGGAGCCGGGTACTATGGATTCCGTCAGATCCGGTCCCTTTGGTCAAATCTTTCGCCCGGATAACTTTGTTTTTGGACAGTCAGGCGCTGGGAACAACTGGGCTAAGGGTCATTACACCGAAGGCGCTGAGCTGATTGATTCCGTTCTTGATGTTGTCAGAAAAGAGGCTGAGAATTGTGATTGCTTGCAGG GATTTCAAGTATGCCATTCTTTGGGTGGAGGGACTGGTTCTGGCATGGGAACCCTTCTTATATCAAAAATCAGGGAGGAGTATCCCGATCGCATGATGCTTACATTTTCAGTCTTTCCTTCACCCAAGGTATCTGACACAGTTGTTGAGCCATACAATGCCACCCTCTCCGTGCATCAACTTGTTGAGAATGCCGATGAATGTATGGTGCTAGATAATGAAGCTCTGTATGATATTTGTTTCCGGACTCTCAAGCTTGCTACCCCAACTT TTGGTGATCTTAACCATCTCATCTCTGCTACTATGAGTGGTGTCACATGCTGTCTTCGGTTCCCAGGGCAGCTCAACTCTGACCTTAGGAAGCTTGCAGTTAATCTTATCCCATTTCCACGTCTTCATTTCTTCATGGTTGGTTTTGCACCCTTGACATCTAGAGGATCACAGCAGTATCGTGCTCTCACCGTCCCTGAACTAACCCAACAAATGTGGGATGCCAAGAACATGATGTGTGCTGCTGATCCACGTCATGGTCGCTACCTCACTGCTTCAGCCATGTTCCGTGGTAAGATGAGCACCAAAGAGGTAGACGAACAAATGATTAATGTCCAGAACAAGAACTCTTCATACTTTGTTGAGTGGATCCCAAATAATGTCAAGTCCAGTGTCTGTGACATCCCTCCTAAGGGCCTCAAAATGGCATCTACATTCATCGGAAACTCAACTTCAATCCAGGAGATGTTTAGGCGGGTTAGCGAGCAGTTTACCGCTATGTTTAGGAGGAAGGCTTTCTTGCACTGGTACACTGGTGAGGGAATGGATGAGATGGAGTTCACTGAGGCTGAGAGCAACATGAATGATTTGGTGGCAGAATACCAGCAGTATCAGGATGCTACTGCCGATGACGAGGAATatgaggaggaggaagaagaagaaggtgcAGCTTGA
- the LOC123226706 gene encoding putative germin-like protein 2-1, with translation MTARILLLLLISFSFSVAFGGDPSPLQDFCVADLDSPVLENGFVCKDPKLVKAEDFYISGLNLRGNTSNPFGSYANRISVKQLPGLNTLGISVARADFAPLGINPPHYHPRASEILTVLEGTLLAGFVTSNPENRLITKVLNKGDAFVFPAGLVHFQKNIGPGYAYSISGLSSQNPGVVTIANAVFGSNPDISSHILAKAFQIDQKVINQIQEKF, from the exons ATGACAGCCAGAATTCTCCTGTTAttactcatttctttttctttttctgttgcATTTGGAGGGGATCCTAGCCCTCTTCAGGATTTCTGCGTCGCAGACCTCGACAGCCCAG TCTTGGAAAATGGCTTTGTTTGTAAGGATCCAAAGCTGGTTAAAGCAGAAGATTTCTATATCAGTGGGCTGAACTTGAGAGGAAACACATCAAATCCTTTTGGCTCCTACGCCAACAGGATCTCAGTAAAGCAACTTCCAGGCCTCAACACTCTGGGCATCTCAGTGGCTCGAGCAGATTTTGCTCCATTGGGAATCAACCCTCCCCATTATCATCCCAGGGCCAGTGAAATTTTAACCGTCCTGGAAGGCACCCTGCTTGCAGGATTTGTAACTTCCAATCCTGAAAATCGCCTGATTACCAAAGTGCTTAACAAGGGCGATGCTTTTGTTTTCCCGGCTGGCCTCGTTCACTTCCAGAAAAATATTGGACCTGGGTATGCGTATTCCATTTCAGGACTCAGCAGCCAAAATCCTGGAGTTGTTACAATTGCGAATGCGGTGTTTGGTTCAAATCCTGATATTTCAAGTCATATTCTCGCCAAGGCTTTCCAGATCGATCAGAAAGTTATTAATCAAATCCAGGAAAAGTTCtag
- the LOC123226971 gene encoding uncharacterized protein LOC123226971: MPLPWKKTGRVSRFSRLVAGLHHSPKRGGSLVVETGFPTSLVDLFVKNKDRLKKPSKKRSPPYSPLQTARPPPPPLSPAPCQVSPDGLELNSASGFEATRRNVQDLAVINECNGGGEGYGMFEKRVFGVFLKILMVAVVALSTKKMAVGITMSAFLLFLVQYAAGSGALVFLKPCSKARAVLNSFVVMIKVLYFSNSISKEEIDEVDDEIQRCNEDSSEGQLIGTSDVCDSFEFVDEIALKSPGREIQVADSNCDGEQCDVLICKKDRSRSEKLRRKFVKKFVPKKLRDAKKEWKNREREKEREKKKEKVSDSNSEIGLSGMKDENLQKISDQEQDFVVGNSQVEVGKAVEIVERERKVNSGYFWILLFVVLGGLLGGRVLALLCTLGWCLMLKLVTLCRRNGDV; this comes from the coding sequence ATGCCTTTGCCCTGGAAGAAGACCGGTAGAGTTTCAAGATTTTCACGTTTGGTAGCGGGTCTTCATCACTCGCCTAAACGCGGCGGATCTCTGGTCGTTGAGACTGGTTTTCCCACCTCTCTGGTTGATCTCTTCGTCAAGAACAAAGATCGCTTGAAAAAACCGTCGAAAAAGAGGTCTCCACCGTATTCTCCGCTTCAAACCGCCCGTCCTCCGCCGCCGCCGCTATCTCCGGCGCCGTGTCAGGTGTCTCCGGATGGTTTGGAGTTGAATTCGGCGTCTGGGTTTGAAGCAACGAGGCGTAATGTTCAGGATTTGGCAGTGATAAATGAATGCAATGGCGGTGGAGAGGGGTATGGGATGTTTGAGAAGCGGGTTTTCGGGGtgtttttgaagattttgatgGTGGCGGTTGTCGCTTTGAGTACTAAAAAGATGGCCGTCGGGATCACAATGTCGGCGTTCTTGTTGTTCTTGGTCCAGTATGCCGCTGGTTCTGGTGCTTTGGTTTTCTTGAAGCCGTGTTCGAAAGCAAGAGCAGTGCTCAATTCTTTCGTGGTAATGATTAAAGTtctgtatttttcaaattctatCTCGAAGGAGGAGATTGATGAAGTTGATGATGAGATTCAGAGATGCAACGAAGACTCATCAGAGGGCCAATTGATTGGTACAAGCGATGTTTGTGATTCTTTTGAGTTTGTTGATGAGATTGCTTTGAAGTCTCCGGGGAGAGAAATTCAGGTTGCAGATTCGAATTGTGATGGGGAGCAGTGCGATGTTTTGATATGTAAAAAGGATAGAAGCAGAAGTGAGAAATTAAGAAggaaatttgttaaaaaatttgttcCTAAGAAACTGCGTGATGCAAAGAAAGAGTGGAAGAACAGAGAAAGGGAGAAGgagagggaaaagaaaaaggaaaaggtgTCCGATTCCAACAGCGAGATCGGTCTTTCTGGCatgaaagatgaaaacttgCAGAAGATCAGTGATCAAGAACAAGACTTTGTAGTTGGTAATAGCCAGGTCGAAGTGGGTAAGGCTGTGGAGATTgttgaaagagaaagaaaggtaAATTCAGGATATTTTTGGATTCTTCTCTTTGTTGTTCTTGGTGGACTTTTAGGAGGCCGGGTTCTAGCACTTTTGTGTACACTTGGTTGGTGTTTGATGCTAAAATTGGTGACTCTATGTAGAAGAAATGGTGATGTGTAA